One stretch of Rosistilla oblonga DNA includes these proteins:
- a CDS encoding DUF4339 domain-containing protein, whose amino-acid sequence MSVNWYYMKRGWLGSKRVGPIREPEFLHRIDSGEIRPETLIRCLSKTRGAWVFMRTITPAMKRWNEKHPTV is encoded by the coding sequence ATGTCAGTGAACTGGTATTACATGAAGCGTGGCTGGTTGGGTTCGAAACGAGTCGGCCCGATCCGGGAACCAGAATTTCTGCACCGGATCGATTCGGGGGAGATACGTCCCGAAACACTCATCCGCTGCCTTTCCAAAACGCGTGGTGCTTGGGTCTTTATGAGAACGATCACGCCAGCGATGAAGCGTTGGAACGAAAAACATCCAACCGTGTAG